The Arvicola amphibius chromosome 11, mArvAmp1.2, whole genome shotgun sequence genome has a segment encoding these proteins:
- the C11H3orf80 gene encoding uncharacterized membrane protein C3orf80 homolog, which produces MWGPGVTAEGLSMAPAPPPLLPLLLLLALALVAPSRCGGGCAELACGERERCCDSANATAVRCCKLPLHAFLDNVGWFVRKLSGLLILLVLFAIGYFLQRIICPSPRRYPRGQARPGQARPGPAGGSGPPGTMGPPDDDDDSPALLRDEVAAGSQDSLLDSGGGRGRGGGGRQPPACVSEHELRVVSPVFLQLPSYEEVKYLPTYEESMRLQQLNPAEVVLPVSVLGHPRGGSAGDPDGDQGRFPLI; this is translated from the coding sequence ATGTGGGGCCCCGGGGTCACGGCCGAGGGCCTGTCGATGGCTCCAGCACCACCGCCACTGCTACCGCTGCTACTGCTGCTCGCGCTGGCCCTAGTGGCGCCCTCGCGGTGCGGCGGGGGCTGCGCGGAGCTGGCGTGCGGCGAGCGGGAGCGCTGCTGCGACTCGGCCAACGCCACGGCCGTGCGCTGCTGCAAGCTGCCGCTCCACGCCTTCCTGGACAACGTGGGCTGGTTCGTCCGCAAGCTCTCTGGGCTGCTCATCCTGCTGGTGCTCTTCGCCATCGGCTACTTCCTGCAACGCATCATCTGTCCCAGCCCACGCAGGTACCCGCGTGGCCAGGCGCGCCCTGGCCAGGCACGACCCGGGCCTGCTGGGGGCTCCGGACCGCCGGGGACCATGGGGCCACCCGACGACGACGATGACTCGCCTGCTCTGTTGCGCGATGAGGTGGCCGCGGGCTCGCAGGACTCACTGCTGGACAGTGGCGGCGGCCGGGGCCGAGGAGGTGGGGGACGTCAGCCTCCTGCCTGCGTTTCCGAGCACGAGCTGCGAGTGGTGTCGCCGGTCTTCCTTCAGCTGCCCAGCTACGAGGAGGTCAAATACCTGCCCACCTATGAGGAGTCCATGCGGCTGCAGCAGCTCAACCCTGCAGAGGTCGTTTTGCCCGTGTCGGTGCTCGGGCATCCTCGAGGCGGTAGTGCAGGCGACCCCGACGGCGACCAGGGTCGCTTCCCGCTCATCTGA